One window of Triticum dicoccoides isolate Atlit2015 ecotype Zavitan chromosome 5A, WEW_v2.0, whole genome shotgun sequence genomic DNA carries:
- the LOC119303189 gene encoding uncharacterized protein LOC119303189 isoform X4 — protein MQFQSGNCAKTLAKVDGSGAKDFSVDRSTFGFPQDANQEYFNRACQYSYPVSTQGFQDKGFVPSVPDFVLNNASAALREYQQFDHFFRPLQPLAPDGNQVQNIGINTAHRSRPSNASSCLDHVEEITSHDTDGYDDRAISFGSSCSTGIACYPYSSPMQSDDCIADTQDGTWAALMQMQQALEAANEECSDLTFNNTELSGGNTMQHQIVWDNGCLASPSFTSNFLPFPGEAETTVTNTSAMYNLHNSADLLYDNDQDISSFELKVNEQKEATTSHVCEHRGEMHSAEQGGYPGHDESFDLTISQDRQFSSFVNGADGSVDSEMNLYDCEEQMEIDSLLNSFGASSDTFAQTYEMLQKGENIVDLEKKAKLAESISATFITNTVPYITQAGATESTVSDGSSWTQQYQSTSQSCGLSYSSASQWETMPGVDGQRSHLYRDEALATQGVWAAHPGMQMPLTQTTVQLPAPCLSKDPNSSFIGAEVQKVDQNHSDTELPLTQTSHVQLPAMNLSEYPTSSFVGGTKLKKVDKHDSYMQLPMTHASHVPLPATSLSEDPKSSFIGGTELKEVDKHDSDMQLPRIQASHVPLPAVSLSEEPNSSFIGGTELKEVRKHDSDMPLPMTRASHVPLPAVSLSEDTKSSFIAGAELKEVDKHDSDTPLPMAQASHVPLPTMSLPEDTKSSFIGGTELKEVDRHDSDMQHPMTPASHVLLPAVSMSMDPESSFTGGTELKEVGKHDSDMQLPMTQTVHVQLPTPSLSKDSESSFVGGTELKEVDKHDSDMQPPMTQASHVLLPAVSLSEDPNSSFIGGTELKEVGKHDSDIQLPMTQTVCVQLPAMNLSEDTKSSFIKGTELKEVGKHDSDIPLPVAQASDVPLPTMSLPEDTKSSFIGGTELKEVDKHDSDMQPPITLASHVPLPAVSLSEDPKSSFSGGTVLKEVGKHDSDMQLHMTQTVRVQLHAPSLSKDSESSFVGGTELKEVDKHDSDMQPPIAQASHVPLPAVSLSKDPTSSFIGGTVLKEVGKHDSDIQLPMTQTVRVQLPAMSLSEDPKSSFIRGTELKEVDKHDSDIPLPMAHASHVPLPTVSLPEDMKSSSIGGTELKEVDKHDSDMQPPITPAIHVPLPAVSLSEDPKSSFTGGTELKEVGKHDSDMQLPMTQTVRVQLPALSLSKDPDSAFVGRTELKKVGQLDYSHVGFPQESILLSASKPSHPSGLPVMKFDDEVGSRSKKRKRSTADVLASHAQAMFEGGRLQCRRTPELAWADSTLTEKVDGEKAMTENSTFVSRARRRLTLTTSLIQCLLPALSVRLLAAKVADCGEAIVYHICKLMLSDISDPVQPFASDTNNFMQSENMPPNETSTSGKEEDCKLLSEVLETFDARLGGLQGSLSRVEKLPSFQDYASALHQIEQWAMTHQFIKLNEYKRLHAGYGSGPKRPLCVGAIRKHAGGSSAPVSELKRVRCRSLK, from the exons ATGCAGTTCCAGTCTGGCAACTGTGCCAAAACGTTGGCAAAAGTAGATGGATCTGGTGCAAAAGATTTTTCAGTCGACCGAAGCACATTTGGTTTTCCACAAGATGCTAATCAGGAATATTTTAACCGGGCTTGCCAGTACAGTTATCCAGTTTCAACGCAAGGCTTTCAAGATAAAGGATTTGTACCAAGCGTTCCAGATTTTGTTCTGAATAATGCTTCTGCTGCACTCAGGGAATATCAACAATTTGACCACTTTTTCAGACCACTTCAGCCTCTAGCACCGGATGGAAACCAGGTGCAAAATATTGGCATAAATACCGCACATCGCAGTAGACCTTCTAATGCATCCTCCTGCCTTGATCATGTAGAAGAAATAACTTCTCATGACACGGACGGTTATGACGACAGAGCTATCTCATTTGGGAGTAGCTGCAGCACAGGAATTGCGTGTTATCCATATAGCAGCCCTATGCAAAGCGATGACTGCATTGCAGACACGCAGGATGGGACCTGGGCTGCTCTTATGCAAATGCAACAGGCTTTGGAGGCGGCTAATGAAGAGTGCAGTGACTTGACTTTCAATAACACAGAACTTTCAGGTGGGAATACCATGCAGCATCAAATTGTTTGGGACAATGGCTGTTTAGCAAGTCCGTCTTTCACCTCAAACTTtttacccttccctggagaggctgAAACCACGGTCACAAATACCAGCGCTATGTATAACTTACATAACTCTGCTGATCTCCTGTATGATAATGATCAAGACATATCATCTTTTGAGCTCAAAGTGAATGAACAGAAAGAAGCAACCACAAGCCATGTTTGTGAACATCGAGGTGAAATGCATTCTGCTGAACAGGGGGGATATCCTGGCCACGacgaatcttttgatttgacaataAGCCAGGACAGACAGTTCAGTTCATTTGTTAATGGTGCAGATGGATCTGTAGATAGTGAAATGAACCTTTATGATTGTGAAGAGCAAATGGAAATTGATTCACTCCTAAATTCATTTGGAGCATCAAGTGATACCTTTGCACAGACATATGAAATGTTACAGAAAGG TGAAAATATTGTTGACCTTGAAAAAAAGGCTAAATTAGCGGAAAGCATTTCTGCTACATTCATCACTAATACTGTCCCATATATTACACAAGCTGGGGCGACTGAGTCAACTGTCTCTGATGGATCTTCTTGGACTCAACAATATCAATCTACTTCCCAGTCATGTGGTTTATCTTATTCTTCAGCTTCTCAATGGGAAACCATGCCAG GCGTGGATGGTCAAAGGAGCCACCTATACCGCGACGAAGCACTGGCAACCCAAGGTGTATGGGCGGCACATCCTG GTATGCAGATGCCTTTGACACAGACTACTGTTCAGCTGCCTGCTCCGTGCTTGTCCAAGGACCCCAACTCATCATTTATTGGAGCAGAGGTTCAGAAGGTTGACCAAAATCATTCAGATACGGAGCTTCCCTTGACACAGACTAGTCATGTTCAGCTGCCTGCTATGAACTTGTCCGAGTACCCGACCTCGTCATTTGTTGGAGGAACAAAGCTTAAAAAAGTTGACAAACATGATTCATATATGCAGCTTCCCATGACACATGCTAGTCATGTTCCGCTGCCTGCTACGAGCTTATCCGAGGATCCGAAATCATCATTTATTGGAGGAACAGAGCTTAAGGAAGTTGAcaaacatgattcagacatgcagcTTCCCAGGATACAGGCTAGTCATGTTCCGCTGCCTGCTGTGAGCTTGTCCGAGGAACCGAACTCATCCTTTATTGGAGGCACAGAGCTTAAGGAAGTTCGTAAACATGATTCAGATATGCCGCTTCCCATGACACGGGCTAGTCATGTTCCGCTGCCTGCTGTGAGCTTATCTGAGGACACGAAATCATCATTTATCGCAGGAGCAGAGCTTAAGGAAGTTGACAAACATGATTCAGATACGCCGCTTCCCATGGCACAGGCTAGTCATGTTCCGCTGCCTACCATGAGCTTACCTGAGGACACGAAATCGTCATTTATTGGAGGAACAGAGCTTAAGGAAGTTGACAGACATGATTCAGATATGCAGCATCCCATGACACCGGCTAGTCATGTTCTGCTGCCTGCTGTGAGCATGTCCATGGATCCAGAATCATCATTTACTGGAGGTACAGAACTTAAGGAAGTTGGCAAACATGATTCAGATATGCAGCTTCCCATGACGCAGACTGTTCATGTTCAGCTGCCTACTCCGAGCTTGTCCAAGGACTCCGAGTCGTCGTTTGTTGGAGGTACAGAGCTTAAGGAAGTCGACAAACATGATTCAGATATGCAGCCTCCCATGACGCAGGCTAGTCATGTTCTGCTGCCTGCTGTGAGCTTGTCCGAGGACCCGAACTCATCCTTTATTGGAGGTACAGAACTTAAGGAAGTCGGCAAACATGATTCAGATATTCAGCTTCCCATGACACAGACTGTTTGTGTTCAGCTGCCTGCTATGAACTTATCCGAGGATACGAAATCATCATTTATCAAAGGAACAGAGCTTAAGGAAGTTGGCAAACATGATTCAGATATACCGCTTCCCGTGGCACAGGCTAGTGATGTTCCCCTGCCTACCATGAGCTTACCCGAGGACACGAAATCATCATTTATTGGAGGAACAGAACTTAAGGAAGTTGACAAACATGATTCAGATATGCAGCCTCCCATAACACTGGCTAGTCATGTTCCACTGCCTGCTGTGAGCTTGTCCGAGGACCCAAAATCATCATTTTCTGGAGGTACAGTGCTTAAGGAAGTGGGCAAACATGATTCAGATATGCAGCTTCACATGACGCAGACTGTTCGTGTTCAGCTGCATGCTCCGAGCTTGTCCAAGGACTCTGAGTCGTCATTTGTTGGAGGAACAGAGCTTAAGGAAGTCGACAAACATGATTCAGATATGCAGCCTCCCATAGCGCAGGCTAGTCATGTTCCGTTGCCTGCTGTGAGCTTGTCCAAGGACCCGACCTCATCCTTTATTGGAGGTACAGTGCTTAAGGAAGTTGGCAAACATGATTCAGATATTCAGCTTCCCATGACACAGACTGTTCGTGTTCAGCTGCCTGCTATGAGCTTATCCGAGGATCCGAAATCATCATTTATCAGAGGAACAGAGCTTAAAGAAGTTGACAAACATGATTCAGATATACCGCTTCCCATGGCACATGCTAGTCATGTTCCGCTGCCTACCGTGAGCTTACCCGAGGACATGAAATCGTCGTCTATTGGAGGAACCGAGCTTAAGGAAGTTGACAAACACGATTCAGATATGCAGCCTCCCATAACACCGGCTATTCATGTTCCGCTGCCTGCTGTGAGCTTGTCCGAGGACCCGAAATCATCATTTACTGGAGGTACAGAGCTTAAGGAAGTTGGCAAACATGATTCAGATATGCAGCTTCCCATGACGCAGACTGTTCGTGTTCAGCTGCCTGCTCTGAGCTTGTCCAAGGACCCCGACTCGGCATTTGTCGGAAGAACAGAGCTTAAGAAGGTTGGACAACTTGATTATAGCCACGTTGGATTTCCTCAGGAAAGTATCCTGCTCTCAGCAAGCAAACCTTCACACCCAAGCGGTTTGCCAGTTATGAAGTTTGATGACGAGGTGGGTTCACGGTCTAAGAAGCGGAAAAGGTCAACAGCAGATGTTTTAGCATCGCATGCACAAGCCATGTTCGAGGGTGGGAGACTGCAATGTAGAAG GACACCTGAGTTGGCTTGGGCCGATTCCACATTGACTGAGAAG GTTGACGGTGAAAAAGCAATGACGGAAAATAGCACCTTCGTTTCTCGAGCTCGGAGAAGACTTACTTTAACGACCAGCTTGATTCAGTGTCTCCTTCCTGCTCTGTCAGTGAGACTTCTTGCAGCAAAAGTTGCTGATTGCGGTGAAGCCATTGTGTACCACATTTGTAAACTGATGCTCAGTGATATATCTGACCCAGTTCAACCTTTTGCCAGCGACACCAATAACTTCATGCAAAGTGAAAACAT GCCACCGAACGAGACAAGCACCTCCGGAAAGGAGGAGGACTGTAAACTCTTATCTGAGGTTCTGGAAACCTTCGATGCGAGGCTTGGCGGGCTACAAGGCTCCTTGTCAAG AGTCGAGAAGTTGCCCAGCTTCCAGGACTACGCGTCGGCGCTACACCAAATCGAGCAGTGGGCCATGACCCATCAGTTCATAAAGCTGAACGAATACAAGAGACTGCACGCCGGCTACGGCTCTGGTCCTAAAAGGCCTCTCTGCGTCGGAGCCATCCGGAAGCATGCCGGAGGTTCTTCCGCTCCGGTCTCAGAGCTGAAAAGGGTCCGGTGTCGCTCACTGAAGTAG
- the LOC119303189 gene encoding uncharacterized protein LOC119303189 isoform X2, translating into MQFQSGNCAKTLAKVDGSGAKDFSVDRSTFGFPQDANQEYFNRACQYSYPVSTQGFQDKGFVPSVPDFVLNNASAALREYQQFDHFFRPLQPLAPDGNQVQNIGINTAHRSRPSNASSCLDHVEEITSHDTDGYDDRAISFGSSCSTGIACYPYSSPMQSDDCIADTQDGTWAALMQMQQALEAANEECSDLTFNNTELSGGNTMQHQIVWDNGCLASPSFTSNFLPFPGEAETTVTNTSAMYNLHNSADLLYDNDQDISSFELKVNEQKEATTSHVCEHRGEMHSAEQGGYPGHDESFDLTISQDRQFSSFVNGADGSVDSEMNLYDCEEQMEIDSLLNSFGASSDTFAQTYEMLQKGENIVDLEKKAKLAESISATFITNTVPYITQAGATESTVSDGSSWTQQYQSTSQSCGLSYSSASQWETMPGTIFPLGDCQNDVSESNSMTSLGTNGDLLLSFGHTSMQQQQQSVSSDTNLELIDNFANPYQEFVTGVDGQRSHLYRDEALATQGVWAAHPGMQMPLTQTTVQLPAPCLSKDPNSSFIGAEVQKVDQNHSDTELPLTQTSHVQLPAMNLSEYPTSSFVGGTKLKKVDKHDSYMQLPMTHASHVPLPATSLSEDPKSSFIGGTELKEVDKHDSDMQLPRIQASHVPLPAVSLSEEPNSSFIGGTELKEVRKHDSDMPLPMTRASHVPLPAVSLSEDTKSSFIAGAELKEVDKHDSDTPLPMAQASHVPLPTMSLPEDTKSSFIGGTELKEVDRHDSDMQHPMTPASHVLLPAVSMSMDPESSFTGGTELKEVGKHDSDMQLPMTQTVHVQLPTPSLSKDSESSFVGGTELKEVDKHDSDMQPPMTQASHVLLPAVSLSEDPNSSFIGGTELKEVGKHDSDIQLPMTQTVCVQLPAMNLSEDTKSSFIKGTELKEVGKHDSDIPLPVAQASDVPLPTMSLPEDTKSSFIGGTELKEVDKHDSDMQPPITLASHVPLPAVSLSEDPKSSFSGGTVLKEVGKHDSDMQLHMTQTVRVQLHAPSLSKDSESSFVGGTELKEVDKHDSDMQPPIAQASHVPLPAVSLSKDPTSSFIGGTVLKEVGKHDSDIQLPMTQTVRVQLPAMSLSEDPKSSFIRGTELKEVDKHDSDIPLPMAHASHVPLPTVSLPEDMKSSSIGGTELKEVDKHDSDMQPPITPAIHVPLPAVSLSEDPKSSFTGGTELKEVGKHDSDMQLPMTQTVRVQLPALSLSKDPDSAFVGRTELKKVGQLDYSHVGFPQESILLSASKPSHPSGLPVMKFDDEVGSRSKKRKRSTADVLASHAQAMFEGGRLQCRRTPELAWADSTLTEKVDGEKAMTENSTFVSRARRRLTLTTSLIQCLLPALSVRLLAAKVADCGEAIVYHICKLMLSDISDPVQPFASDTNNFMQSENMPPNETSTSGKEEDCKLLSEVLETFDARLGGLQGSLSRVEKLPSFQDYASALHQIEQWAMTHQFIKLNEYKRLHAGYGSGPKRPLCVGAIRKHAGGSSAPVSELKRVRCRSLK; encoded by the exons ATGCAGTTCCAGTCTGGCAACTGTGCCAAAACGTTGGCAAAAGTAGATGGATCTGGTGCAAAAGATTTTTCAGTCGACCGAAGCACATTTGGTTTTCCACAAGATGCTAATCAGGAATATTTTAACCGGGCTTGCCAGTACAGTTATCCAGTTTCAACGCAAGGCTTTCAAGATAAAGGATTTGTACCAAGCGTTCCAGATTTTGTTCTGAATAATGCTTCTGCTGCACTCAGGGAATATCAACAATTTGACCACTTTTTCAGACCACTTCAGCCTCTAGCACCGGATGGAAACCAGGTGCAAAATATTGGCATAAATACCGCACATCGCAGTAGACCTTCTAATGCATCCTCCTGCCTTGATCATGTAGAAGAAATAACTTCTCATGACACGGACGGTTATGACGACAGAGCTATCTCATTTGGGAGTAGCTGCAGCACAGGAATTGCGTGTTATCCATATAGCAGCCCTATGCAAAGCGATGACTGCATTGCAGACACGCAGGATGGGACCTGGGCTGCTCTTATGCAAATGCAACAGGCTTTGGAGGCGGCTAATGAAGAGTGCAGTGACTTGACTTTCAATAACACAGAACTTTCAGGTGGGAATACCATGCAGCATCAAATTGTTTGGGACAATGGCTGTTTAGCAAGTCCGTCTTTCACCTCAAACTTtttacccttccctggagaggctgAAACCACGGTCACAAATACCAGCGCTATGTATAACTTACATAACTCTGCTGATCTCCTGTATGATAATGATCAAGACATATCATCTTTTGAGCTCAAAGTGAATGAACAGAAAGAAGCAACCACAAGCCATGTTTGTGAACATCGAGGTGAAATGCATTCTGCTGAACAGGGGGGATATCCTGGCCACGacgaatcttttgatttgacaataAGCCAGGACAGACAGTTCAGTTCATTTGTTAATGGTGCAGATGGATCTGTAGATAGTGAAATGAACCTTTATGATTGTGAAGAGCAAATGGAAATTGATTCACTCCTAAATTCATTTGGAGCATCAAGTGATACCTTTGCACAGACATATGAAATGTTACAGAAAGG TGAAAATATTGTTGACCTTGAAAAAAAGGCTAAATTAGCGGAAAGCATTTCTGCTACATTCATCACTAATACTGTCCCATATATTACACAAGCTGGGGCGACTGAGTCAACTGTCTCTGATGGATCTTCTTGGACTCAACAATATCAATCTACTTCCCAGTCATGTGGTTTATCTTATTCTTCAGCTTCTCAATGGGAAACCATGCCAGGTACTATTTTTCCTTTAGGGGATTGTCAAAATGATGTTAGTGAGTCCAATTCAATGACTAGCCTGGGGACAAATGGCGATCTCCTGTTATCTTTTGGCCATACTTcaatgcagcagcagcaacagagtgtatctagtgatactaatttggAATTGATTGACAATTTTGCTAACCCTTATCAAGAGTTTGTGACAGGCGTGGATGGTCAAAGGAGCCACCTATACCGCGACGAAGCACTGGCAACCCAAGGTGTATGGGCGGCACATCCTG GTATGCAGATGCCTTTGACACAGACTACTGTTCAGCTGCCTGCTCCGTGCTTGTCCAAGGACCCCAACTCATCATTTATTGGAGCAGAGGTTCAGAAGGTTGACCAAAATCATTCAGATACGGAGCTTCCCTTGACACAGACTAGTCATGTTCAGCTGCCTGCTATGAACTTGTCCGAGTACCCGACCTCGTCATTTGTTGGAGGAACAAAGCTTAAAAAAGTTGACAAACATGATTCATATATGCAGCTTCCCATGACACATGCTAGTCATGTTCCGCTGCCTGCTACGAGCTTATCCGAGGATCCGAAATCATCATTTATTGGAGGAACAGAGCTTAAGGAAGTTGAcaaacatgattcagacatgcagcTTCCCAGGATACAGGCTAGTCATGTTCCGCTGCCTGCTGTGAGCTTGTCCGAGGAACCGAACTCATCCTTTATTGGAGGCACAGAGCTTAAGGAAGTTCGTAAACATGATTCAGATATGCCGCTTCCCATGACACGGGCTAGTCATGTTCCGCTGCCTGCTGTGAGCTTATCTGAGGACACGAAATCATCATTTATCGCAGGAGCAGAGCTTAAGGAAGTTGACAAACATGATTCAGATACGCCGCTTCCCATGGCACAGGCTAGTCATGTTCCGCTGCCTACCATGAGCTTACCTGAGGACACGAAATCGTCATTTATTGGAGGAACAGAGCTTAAGGAAGTTGACAGACATGATTCAGATATGCAGCATCCCATGACACCGGCTAGTCATGTTCTGCTGCCTGCTGTGAGCATGTCCATGGATCCAGAATCATCATTTACTGGAGGTACAGAACTTAAGGAAGTTGGCAAACATGATTCAGATATGCAGCTTCCCATGACGCAGACTGTTCATGTTCAGCTGCCTACTCCGAGCTTGTCCAAGGACTCCGAGTCGTCGTTTGTTGGAGGTACAGAGCTTAAGGAAGTCGACAAACATGATTCAGATATGCAGCCTCCCATGACGCAGGCTAGTCATGTTCTGCTGCCTGCTGTGAGCTTGTCCGAGGACCCGAACTCATCCTTTATTGGAGGTACAGAACTTAAGGAAGTCGGCAAACATGATTCAGATATTCAGCTTCCCATGACACAGACTGTTTGTGTTCAGCTGCCTGCTATGAACTTATCCGAGGATACGAAATCATCATTTATCAAAGGAACAGAGCTTAAGGAAGTTGGCAAACATGATTCAGATATACCGCTTCCCGTGGCACAGGCTAGTGATGTTCCCCTGCCTACCATGAGCTTACCCGAGGACACGAAATCATCATTTATTGGAGGAACAGAACTTAAGGAAGTTGACAAACATGATTCAGATATGCAGCCTCCCATAACACTGGCTAGTCATGTTCCACTGCCTGCTGTGAGCTTGTCCGAGGACCCAAAATCATCATTTTCTGGAGGTACAGTGCTTAAGGAAGTGGGCAAACATGATTCAGATATGCAGCTTCACATGACGCAGACTGTTCGTGTTCAGCTGCATGCTCCGAGCTTGTCCAAGGACTCTGAGTCGTCATTTGTTGGAGGAACAGAGCTTAAGGAAGTCGACAAACATGATTCAGATATGCAGCCTCCCATAGCGCAGGCTAGTCATGTTCCGTTGCCTGCTGTGAGCTTGTCCAAGGACCCGACCTCATCCTTTATTGGAGGTACAGTGCTTAAGGAAGTTGGCAAACATGATTCAGATATTCAGCTTCCCATGACACAGACTGTTCGTGTTCAGCTGCCTGCTATGAGCTTATCCGAGGATCCGAAATCATCATTTATCAGAGGAACAGAGCTTAAAGAAGTTGACAAACATGATTCAGATATACCGCTTCCCATGGCACATGCTAGTCATGTTCCGCTGCCTACCGTGAGCTTACCCGAGGACATGAAATCGTCGTCTATTGGAGGAACCGAGCTTAAGGAAGTTGACAAACACGATTCAGATATGCAGCCTCCCATAACACCGGCTATTCATGTTCCGCTGCCTGCTGTGAGCTTGTCCGAGGACCCGAAATCATCATTTACTGGAGGTACAGAGCTTAAGGAAGTTGGCAAACATGATTCAGATATGCAGCTTCCCATGACGCAGACTGTTCGTGTTCAGCTGCCTGCTCTGAGCTTGTCCAAGGACCCCGACTCGGCATTTGTCGGAAGAACAGAGCTTAAGAAGGTTGGACAACTTGATTATAGCCACGTTGGATTTCCTCAGGAAAGTATCCTGCTCTCAGCAAGCAAACCTTCACACCCAAGCGGTTTGCCAGTTATGAAGTTTGATGACGAGGTGGGTTCACGGTCTAAGAAGCGGAAAAGGTCAACAGCAGATGTTTTAGCATCGCATGCACAAGCCATGTTCGAGGGTGGGAGACTGCAATGTAGAAG GACACCTGAGTTGGCTTGGGCCGATTCCACATTGACTGAGAAG GTTGACGGTGAAAAAGCAATGACGGAAAATAGCACCTTCGTTTCTCGAGCTCGGAGAAGACTTACTTTAACGACCAGCTTGATTCAGTGTCTCCTTCCTGCTCTGTCAGTGAGACTTCTTGCAGCAAAAGTTGCTGATTGCGGTGAAGCCATTGTGTACCACATTTGTAAACTGATGCTCAGTGATATATCTGACCCAGTTCAACCTTTTGCCAGCGACACCAATAACTTCATGCAAAGTGAAAACAT GCCACCGAACGAGACAAGCACCTCCGGAAAGGAGGAGGACTGTAAACTCTTATCTGAGGTTCTGGAAACCTTCGATGCGAGGCTTGGCGGGCTACAAGGCTCCTTGTCAAG AGTCGAGAAGTTGCCCAGCTTCCAGGACTACGCGTCGGCGCTACACCAAATCGAGCAGTGGGCCATGACCCATCAGTTCATAAAGCTGAACGAATACAAGAGACTGCACGCCGGCTACGGCTCTGGTCCTAAAAGGCCTCTCTGCGTCGGAGCCATCCGGAAGCATGCCGGAGGTTCTTCCGCTCCGGTCTCAGAGCTGAAAAGGGTCCGGTGTCGCTCACTGAAGTAG